One window of Microbispora sp. ZYX-F-249 genomic DNA carries:
- a CDS encoding YciI family protein, translated as MKYMLLMQFGPQSDIAPIDTWSPEDVKAHIEFMGDVNRGLVEAGEFVDAQGLAMPDQARIVRAGEGGVPVVTDGPFPETKEFLVGYWIIDCEGPERAYELAGHISAAPGPNGEPLNMPIEVRQVMAAPPQEL; from the coding sequence ATGAAGTACATGCTGCTGATGCAGTTCGGCCCGCAGAGCGACATCGCCCCGATCGACACCTGGTCGCCGGAGGACGTCAAGGCGCACATCGAGTTCATGGGCGACGTCAACCGCGGGCTCGTCGAGGCCGGCGAGTTCGTCGACGCGCAGGGGCTGGCGATGCCCGACCAGGCGCGGATCGTGCGGGCCGGAGAGGGCGGCGTCCCCGTCGTCACCGACGGCCCCTTCCCCGAGACCAAGGAGTTCCTGGTCGGTTACTGGATCATCGACTGCGAGGGCCCGGAGCGGGCGTACGAGCTGGCGGGCCACATCTCGGCCGCGCCCGGCCCGAACGGCGAGCCGCTCAACATGCCCATCGAGGTGCGGCAGGTGATGGCGGCCCCGCCGCAGGAACTGTGA
- a CDS encoding aldo/keto reductase — translation MPHDARDDLTVPDPAMRRPFGRTGLAVTPICVGTSPLASMPGLYGYEVGEERARATVEAVFDGPFNFLDTSNNYGGGSAERRIGAVVRHRGGVPAGFVLATKVDADPETGDFSGERVRRSAEESLERLGVGHVPLLYLHDPEFHITFEEAMAPGGAVEALVALRDAGVAGHIGIAGGPVGLLRRYVATGAFDAVISHNRWTLVNREAGPLLDEARERGVAFVNGAPYGGGMLVKGPDAQPRYAYRDTGEPVRDAVRAMRGVCDAHGVPLAAAALQFSLRDPRIASTIVGVSEPGRLEETLRLAATPIPPGLWDELDRHLPSPAAWLD, via the coding sequence ATGCCCCACGACGCCCGTGACGACCTGACGGTCCCGGACCCGGCGATGCGCCGGCCGTTCGGGCGCACCGGCCTGGCGGTGACGCCGATATGCGTCGGCACCAGTCCCCTGGCGAGCATGCCGGGACTGTACGGGTACGAGGTCGGCGAGGAACGCGCGCGGGCCACCGTGGAGGCCGTGTTCGACGGGCCCTTCAACTTCCTCGACACCTCCAACAACTACGGCGGCGGCAGCGCCGAACGGCGCATCGGCGCCGTGGTCCGCCACCGCGGCGGCGTCCCCGCCGGGTTCGTCCTCGCCACCAAGGTCGACGCGGACCCGGAAACCGGCGACTTCTCCGGCGAGCGCGTGCGCCGCTCGGCCGAGGAGAGCCTGGAACGGCTCGGCGTCGGCCACGTGCCGCTGCTGTACCTGCACGATCCCGAGTTCCACATCACGTTCGAGGAGGCCATGGCCCCCGGCGGGGCGGTGGAGGCGCTGGTCGCGCTGCGGGACGCCGGCGTCGCCGGCCACATCGGCATCGCGGGCGGCCCGGTCGGCCTGTTGCGCAGATACGTCGCGACCGGCGCGTTCGACGCCGTGATCAGCCACAATCGCTGGACTCTGGTGAACCGCGAGGCCGGCCCGCTGCTCGACGAGGCCCGCGAGCGCGGCGTCGCCTTCGTCAACGGCGCGCCGTACGGCGGCGGGATGCTGGTCAAGGGACCCGACGCCCAGCCCCGCTACGCCTACCGGGACACCGGCGAGCCGGTCCGGGACGCGGTCCGCGCCATGCGCGGGGTGTGCGACGCCCACGGTGTGCCCCTCGCCGCCGCCGCGCTGCAGTTCTCGCTGCGCGACCCCAGGATCGCCTCCACCATCGTCGGCGTCTCGGAACCCGGGCGGCTCGAGGAGACGCTGCGCCTCGCCGCCACCCCGATCCCGCCGGGTCTGTGGGACGAACTCGACCGGCACCTGCCCTCTCCCGCCGCCTGGCTGGACTGA
- a CDS encoding alpha/beta fold hydrolase, with product MTAAHPPVDDLLRPLAPQVAGVLTRRFGDFDAAEDAVQEAMLDALAQWPAEGVPDNPKGWLVQVAYRRMIEQVRGEQARRRREELVVARSPADHWISPAADRALGTDGDDTLVMLFLSCHPALTPASAIALTLRAVGGLTTAEIGRAFMVPEATMAQRISRAKQRIRASRVPFRMPDPGERAERLAAVLHVLYLIFNEGYAASGATVYYEVRGAGPVLLISQSGEGDADRTADLVRHLAADHTVVTYDRRGLSRSVIDDPGRGATMADHVDDVHRLLAAVTDRPAHMLGCSFGAAIGLHLAVAHPGRLGTLIAHEPVAPSLLPAAERLRHVRELEELQDLYRARGLADAFVRIAETLGIDPVAQDTEPGLTPRPLDDRRRAGFDFFIRNDFTAIARDTLDVAALGDTAVRVVPAFGRTTPRHVFDYRCAQELAALLGVEARQFPGGHNGNTTHPRAYATRIRELLAT from the coding sequence GTGACCGCCGCGCACCCGCCCGTCGACGACCTGCTGCGCCCGCTGGCGCCGCAGGTCGCCGGCGTGCTCACCCGGAGGTTCGGCGACTTCGACGCGGCCGAGGACGCGGTCCAGGAGGCGATGCTCGACGCCCTCGCCCAGTGGCCCGCCGAGGGCGTGCCGGACAACCCGAAGGGCTGGCTCGTCCAGGTCGCGTACCGGCGAATGATCGAGCAGGTGCGGGGCGAGCAGGCGCGCCGCCGCCGCGAGGAACTCGTGGTCGCGCGGTCGCCCGCCGACCACTGGATCTCCCCGGCCGCCGACCGGGCGCTCGGGACGGACGGGGACGACACGCTCGTCATGCTGTTCCTGAGCTGCCACCCCGCGCTGACGCCCGCGTCCGCCATCGCCCTGACCCTGCGCGCCGTCGGCGGGCTGACCACGGCCGAGATCGGCAGGGCCTTCATGGTGCCCGAGGCGACGATGGCGCAGCGGATCAGCCGGGCCAAGCAGCGCATCAGGGCCTCGCGCGTGCCGTTCCGCATGCCGGACCCGGGCGAACGCGCCGAGCGGCTCGCCGCCGTGCTGCACGTGCTCTATCTGATCTTCAACGAGGGGTACGCCGCCAGCGGCGCCACCGTCTACTACGAGGTGCGCGGCGCCGGCCCCGTGCTCCTCATCTCGCAGAGCGGTGAAGGGGACGCGGACCGGACCGCCGACCTGGTCCGCCATCTCGCCGCCGATCACACCGTCGTCACCTACGACCGCCGCGGCCTGTCCCGCAGCGTCATCGACGACCCCGGCCGGGGCGCGACCATGGCCGACCACGTCGACGACGTCCATCGCCTCCTCGCCGCCGTGACCGACCGGCCGGCGCACATGCTCGGATGCAGCTTCGGCGCCGCCATCGGGCTGCACCTGGCCGTCGCACATCCGGGACGGCTCGGCACCCTGATCGCGCACGAGCCGGTCGCCCCCTCGCTCCTGCCCGCCGCCGAACGGCTCCGGCACGTACGCGAACTGGAGGAACTGCAGGACCTCTACCGTGCGCGCGGCCTCGCCGACGCGTTCGTCAGGATCGCCGAAACGCTGGGCATCGACCCCGTCGCCCAGGACACCGAGCCCGGCCTGACCCCACGGCCCCTCGACGACCGGCGGCGGGCCGGCTTCGACTTCTTCATCCGCAACGACTTCACCGCGATCGCCCGCGACACGCTGGACGTCGCCGCGCTCGGGGACACGGCCGTCCGCGTCGTCCCGGCCTTCGGCCGCACCACGCCCCGGCACGTCTTCGACTACCGGTGCGCACAGGAGCTCGCGGCGCTTCTCGGCGTCGAGGCGAGGCAGTTCCCCGGCGGGCACAACGGCAACACGACCCACCCCCGCGCGTACGCCACCCGGATCCGCGAACTTCTGGCGACCTGA
- a CDS encoding RNA polymerase sigma factor, translating into MTSPVEAAVDRAFREEWGQVVATLIRWTGDWDLAEECAQDAFAQALRTWRRDGVPRRPGAWLTTAARNRAVDRLRRAATGAAKLREVADVLAARDGDAADEPGVPDDRLRLIFTCCHPALALEARVALTLRTLAGLTTAEIARAFLVGEQAMAKRLARAKQKIRHAAIPYRVPPAHLLPERLPAVLAVLYLLFNEGYSATAGAGLVRHDLASEAIRLARVLVRLMPEEPEAAGLLALMLLHHARRAARLDDAGDLVVLEDQDRGRWDAGRIAEGVALLDGALRRGRPGPYQVQAAIAACHATAARPEDTDWAQIAVLYGRLARLVPSPVVELNRAVAVGMAHGPAAGLALADALRETGALAGYHLLPAARADLLRRLGRTAEAAEAYREAAGLAATDAERRYLARRLAALEQVSVRAVPDRR; encoded by the coding sequence GTGACGTCGCCGGTCGAGGCCGCCGTCGACCGGGCCTTCCGGGAGGAGTGGGGGCAGGTCGTGGCCACCCTCATCCGCTGGACCGGCGACTGGGACCTGGCCGAGGAGTGCGCGCAGGACGCCTTCGCCCAGGCCCTGCGCACCTGGCGGCGTGACGGCGTGCCGCGCCGCCCCGGCGCGTGGCTGACCACGGCCGCCCGCAACCGGGCCGTGGACCGGCTGCGCCGGGCGGCCACCGGCGCCGCCAAACTACGGGAGGTGGCGGACGTGCTCGCGGCCCGGGACGGCGACGCCGCCGACGAGCCGGGCGTGCCGGACGACCGGCTTCGGCTGATCTTCACCTGCTGCCATCCGGCGCTCGCGCTGGAGGCCAGGGTGGCGCTGACCCTGCGCACCCTCGCCGGGCTCACCACGGCCGAGATCGCGCGGGCGTTCCTGGTCGGCGAGCAGGCGATGGCCAAGCGGCTGGCGCGGGCCAAGCAGAAGATCCGGCACGCGGCCATCCCCTATCGGGTGCCGCCGGCGCATCTGCTGCCGGAGCGCCTCCCGGCGGTGCTCGCGGTGCTGTATCTGCTGTTCAACGAGGGCTACTCGGCGACGGCCGGCGCCGGTCTCGTACGGCACGACCTCGCGTCCGAGGCGATCAGGCTGGCCCGGGTGCTGGTGCGGCTGATGCCGGAGGAGCCCGAGGCGGCGGGCCTGCTCGCGCTGATGCTGCTGCACCACGCGCGCCGCGCCGCGCGGCTGGACGATGCCGGTGACCTGGTGGTGCTGGAGGACCAGGACCGCGGCCGATGGGACGCCGGCCGGATCGCCGAGGGCGTGGCCCTGCTGGACGGCGCGCTGCGGCGCGGGCGGCCCGGCCCCTACCAGGTGCAGGCCGCCATCGCCGCCTGCCACGCCACCGCCGCCCGCCCCGAGGACACCGACTGGGCGCAGATCGCCGTCCTGTACGGGCGGCTCGCCCGGCTGGTCCCCTCGCCCGTCGTCGAGCTGAACCGCGCGGTGGCGGTCGGCATGGCGCACGGCCCCGCCGCAGGGCTGGCGCTGGCCGACGCCCTCCGGGAGACGGGCGCCCTGGCCGGCTACCACCTGCTGCCCGCCGCCCGCGCCGACCTGCTGCGCCGCCTGGGCCGTACGGCCGAGGCGGCCGAGGCCTACCGGGAGGCGGCCGGCCTGGCCGCCACCGACGCCGAGCGCCGCTACCTCGCCCGCCGCCTCGCCGCCCTCGAACAGGTGTCCGTACGGGCCGTTCCCGATCGTCGGTAG
- a CDS encoding NAD-dependent epimerase/dehydratase family protein: MKVLYIGGTGTISSACVAESARRGLDVHVLNRGHTARRRPLPDGVTTLTADVRDRDALRRALAGSAYDCVVDFLGYTAEDAAARVDLLDGRTGQYVYISSASVYHKPVRRAPFTESTTRRNPYLAYARDKIAAEDVLRRAYEERDFPVTIVRPSHTYDDAHPPLPGEWTAWDRVARGEEIVVPGDGTSLWTLTHADDFAIGLVGLVGAWQAVGEDFHITSGEALTWNEIYEVVGRTAGTRARLLHLPAEFLPIVAPDWFWSDLIVGDLQHTAVFDTTKIRRFVPSFRPVVTWAEGARRLHARRSAHPEETLPDAATDAVLARLAEGHRLAAAAVARLAPDTADGS, translated from the coding sequence GTGAAGGTCCTCTACATCGGCGGCACCGGGACGATCAGCTCGGCCTGCGTGGCCGAGTCGGCGCGCCGGGGTCTCGACGTCCACGTGCTCAACCGGGGCCACACCGCCCGGCGCCGTCCGCTGCCCGACGGGGTCACGACGCTCACCGCCGACGTACGGGACCGCGACGCGCTCCGCCGGGCCCTGGCCGGGAGCGCGTACGACTGCGTCGTCGACTTCCTCGGCTACACGGCCGAGGACGCGGCGGCCAGGGTGGACCTGCTCGACGGCCGCACCGGCCAGTACGTCTACATCAGCAGCGCCTCCGTCTACCACAAGCCGGTGCGGCGGGCGCCGTTCACGGAGTCGACCACCCGGCGCAACCCCTACCTCGCGTACGCCAGGGACAAGATCGCGGCCGAGGACGTGCTGCGCCGCGCCTACGAGGAGCGTGACTTCCCCGTCACGATCGTGCGCCCCTCGCACACCTACGACGACGCGCATCCGCCGCTTCCGGGCGAGTGGACGGCGTGGGACCGGGTCGCGCGGGGTGAGGAGATCGTGGTGCCCGGCGACGGCACCAGCCTGTGGACGCTGACGCACGCGGACGACTTCGCGATCGGCCTGGTGGGCCTCGTCGGCGCCTGGCAGGCGGTCGGCGAGGACTTCCACATCACCTCGGGCGAGGCGCTCACCTGGAACGAGATCTACGAGGTCGTCGGGCGCACGGCCGGGACGCGGGCCCGGCTCCTCCACCTGCCCGCGGAGTTCCTGCCGATCGTCGCGCCGGACTGGTTCTGGTCCGACCTGATCGTCGGCGACCTCCAGCACACCGCGGTGTTCGACACCACGAAGATCAGGCGGTTCGTCCCGTCGTTCCGGCCGGTCGTCACGTGGGCGGAAGGGGCCAGGCGGCTGCACGCCCGGCGGTCCGCCCATCCGGAGGAGACCCTGCCCGACGCCGCGACCGACGCGGTGCTGGCCCGGCTGGCCGAAGGACATCGCCTCGCCGCGGCCGCCGTGGCACGGCTGGCACCGGACACCGCCGACGGTTCGTGA
- a CDS encoding YciI family protein, protein MKYVLLICGDESAAEHAEDGCGGWSETMAERGVLRGGAGLRPPGDATTLRVREGEVLLSDGPFAETKEQLGGFCLIECADLDEAIEIAAAHPAAAYGTIEIRPLTEL, encoded by the coding sequence ATGAAGTACGTGCTGCTCATCTGCGGCGACGAGTCGGCGGCCGAGCACGCCGAAGACGGATGCGGCGGATGGTCCGAGACGATGGCGGAACGCGGCGTGCTCCGGGGAGGCGCCGGGTTGCGCCCGCCGGGCGACGCCACCACGTTGCGCGTGCGGGAGGGCGAGGTGCTGCTGTCGGACGGGCCGTTCGCCGAGACCAAGGAGCAGCTCGGCGGGTTCTGCCTGATCGAGTGCGCCGACCTGGACGAGGCCATCGAGATCGCCGCCGCCCATCCCGCCGCGGCGTACGGCACGATCGAGATCCGGCCGCTCACAGAGCTGTGA
- a CDS encoding metallophosphoesterase, producing the protein MRKTLLAAAALAASLAAVVAPPALAAPAPAGSGKGPAVTFALIGDTPYGDDQRARFPALVDVIDSDPGVRFVLHAGDVKNGSTTCDDARFADLAALFGTFADPFVLTPGDNEWTDCHRAAAGGYLPTERLDAVRRVFYPVPGRTLGRHPMPVLSQAADRRHRDYRENVLFTKGRVVFSTVHVVGSDNDLQPWSELPGGDRPGLRTAEFEARRDAALDWIDATFERARRTHAPGVLLMMQAEPVQTPGFADIRARVVAQARAYGRPVLLVHGDEHVYEVEPGYAGVSNLTRLETFGSTASQWLRVTADPRTPAVFSWQPQTVPGA; encoded by the coding sequence ATGCGCAAAACCCTCCTCGCGGCGGCCGCTCTCGCCGCGTCGCTCGCCGCCGTAGTCGCACCGCCCGCACTGGCCGCCCCCGCACCGGCGGGCTCCGGCAAGGGGCCGGCGGTGACCTTCGCCCTCATCGGCGACACGCCGTACGGCGACGACCAGCGGGCCCGGTTCCCCGCCCTGGTCGACGTGATCGACTCCGACCCCGGCGTACGGTTCGTGCTGCACGCGGGCGACGTGAAGAACGGCTCGACCACCTGCGACGACGCCCGCTTCGCCGACCTCGCCGCGTTGTTCGGCACCTTCGCCGATCCCTTCGTGCTGACGCCGGGCGACAACGAGTGGACCGACTGCCACCGCGCCGCCGCGGGAGGCTACCTGCCCACCGAGCGCCTCGACGCGGTCCGCCGCGTGTTCTACCCGGTGCCCGGCCGCACGCTCGGCCGTCACCCGATGCCGGTGCTGTCGCAGGCCGCGGACCGGCGCCACCGTGACTACCGGGAGAACGTGCTGTTCACCAAGGGGCGCGTCGTGTTCTCCACCGTCCACGTCGTGGGCAGCGACAACGACCTGCAGCCCTGGTCCGAGCTCCCCGGCGGGGACCGTCCCGGCCTGCGGACGGCGGAGTTCGAGGCACGCAGGGACGCGGCGCTGGACTGGATCGACGCGACGTTCGAGCGGGCCCGCCGCACCCACGCGCCCGGCGTCCTGCTCATGATGCAGGCCGAGCCCGTGCAGACCCCCGGCTTCGCCGACATCCGCGCCCGCGTCGTCGCCCAGGCCCGCGCGTACGGCAGGCCGGTGCTGCTCGTGCACGGCGACGAGCACGTCTACGAGGTCGAGCCCGGGTATGCCGGGGTGTCGAACCTGACCAGGCTGGAGACCTTCGGCTCCACCGCGAGCCAGTGGCTGCGGGTCACGGCCGACCCCAGGACGCCGGCCGTCTTCTCCTGGCAGCCCCAGACGGTGCCCGGGGCCTGA
- a CDS encoding response regulator transcription factor — protein sequence MTRLVIVDDDAMVRTGLRLILGGEPDFDLAGEAEDGLRAMEVVRELRPDVVLLDIRMPNQDGLVTTELLRAQPGPPRILVLTTFDADDMVLRALRLGADGFLLKDTPPPRMIEAVRAVAKGEPVLSPSVARQVIAAATGGSGPALPVAKEELARLTERELEVAVEVANGRSNAEIAERLYMSVATVKANITRIFAKLGADNRVQVAMKVRDAGLL from the coding sequence GTGACCCGGCTGGTGATAGTGGATGACGACGCGATGGTGCGGACGGGGCTGCGTCTCATCCTCGGCGGCGAACCCGACTTCGACCTCGCCGGCGAGGCCGAGGACGGGCTGCGCGCCATGGAGGTCGTCCGCGAGCTGCGCCCGGACGTGGTGCTGCTGGACATCCGGATGCCCAACCAGGACGGGCTGGTCACCACCGAGCTGTTGCGGGCGCAGCCGGGCCCGCCGCGGATCCTCGTGCTCACCACGTTCGACGCCGACGACATGGTGCTTCGGGCCCTGCGGCTCGGCGCCGACGGCTTCCTGCTGAAGGACACCCCGCCACCCCGGATGATCGAGGCGGTCCGCGCCGTGGCGAAGGGCGAGCCCGTGCTGTCGCCGAGCGTCGCCCGGCAGGTGATCGCCGCGGCGACCGGCGGGTCCGGGCCGGCCCTCCCGGTGGCGAAGGAGGAACTGGCCCGGCTCACCGAGCGGGAGCTGGAAGTCGCGGTCGAGGTGGCGAACGGCAGGTCGAACGCCGAGATCGCCGAGCGTCTCTACATGAGCGTCGCCACCGTGAAGGCGAACATCACCAGGATCTTCGCCAAGCTCGGCGCGGACAACCGGGTCCAGGTGGCGATGAAGGTGCGTGACGCCGGTCTCCTGTGA
- a CDS encoding endo-1,4-beta-xylanase encodes MPSRSGFDPDPLIRKHRTAGATLTVTADGAPLAGREVVVAQRRHKFLFGCIGFDFIPLANGDTSAGTGERRSLGESPAAGSQEVADLWFDLFNFATLPFYWGQFEPVRGRPQTERLLTTARWFADRGVPVKGHPLAWHTETAGWLMDLSNAEIAKAQVDRIRRDMTDFAGVIDMWDVINEVVIMPIFDKYDNGITRICREIGRIPMVRMVFDAAREANPHATLLLNDFDMSAAYECLIEGVLEAGIKIDVLGLQSHMHQGYWGEEKTLATIDRFARYGLPIHFTETTIVSGHIMPEEIVDLNDYQIPEWPSTPEGEARQADEVVRHYKTLLSHPAVEATTYWGLSDGGWLGAPGGFVRADGTPKPSYDALRSLVKGEWWLPPTTMVTDDDGRVRFDGFLGEYEVTAGGRTVTFALDEPGDAEVEVSL; translated from the coding sequence ATGCCGTCCCGCTCCGGTTTCGATCCCGACCCGCTGATCAGGAAGCACCGCACCGCCGGCGCCACACTCACCGTGACCGCGGACGGAGCGCCGCTCGCCGGCCGGGAGGTCGTCGTCGCGCAGCGCCGGCACAAGTTCCTGTTCGGCTGCATCGGGTTCGACTTCATCCCGCTGGCCAACGGCGATACCTCGGCGGGCACCGGCGAGCGGCGGTCACTGGGCGAGTCCCCCGCGGCCGGGTCGCAGGAGGTCGCCGACCTGTGGTTCGACCTGTTCAACTTCGCCACGCTGCCCTTCTACTGGGGGCAGTTCGAGCCGGTCCGGGGACGGCCGCAGACCGAGCGGCTGCTCACCACGGCGCGGTGGTTCGCCGACCGGGGCGTCCCGGTCAAGGGACATCCGCTCGCCTGGCACACCGAGACCGCCGGCTGGCTGATGGACCTGTCGAACGCCGAGATCGCCAAGGCCCAGGTGGACCGGATCCGGCGCGACATGACCGACTTCGCCGGCGTCATCGACATGTGGGACGTCATCAACGAGGTCGTGATCATGCCGATCTTCGACAAGTACGACAACGGGATCACCCGGATCTGCCGGGAGATCGGCCGGATCCCGATGGTCCGGATGGTCTTCGACGCGGCCCGCGAGGCCAATCCCCACGCCACGCTGCTGCTCAACGACTTCGACATGTCCGCGGCGTACGAGTGCCTGATCGAGGGCGTCCTGGAGGCGGGCATCAAAATCGACGTGCTCGGCCTGCAGAGTCACATGCACCAGGGCTACTGGGGTGAGGAGAAGACGCTCGCCACGATCGACCGTTTCGCGCGGTACGGCCTGCCCATCCACTTCACCGAGACGACGATCGTCTCCGGCCACATCATGCCGGAGGAGATCGTCGACCTGAACGACTACCAGATCCCCGAGTGGCCGAGCACGCCCGAGGGCGAGGCCCGGCAGGCCGACGAGGTCGTGCGCCACTACAAGACGCTGCTGTCCCACCCGGCCGTGGAGGCGACGACCTACTGGGGCCTGTCGGACGGCGGCTGGCTCGGTGCCCCGGGCGGCTTCGTCCGCGCCGACGGCACCCCCAAGCCGTCGTACGACGCGCTGCGCTCGCTCGTCAAGGGCGAGTGGTGGCTGCCTCCGACGACGATGGTCACCGACGACGACGGCCGTGTCCGCTTCGACGGCTTCCTCGGCGAGTACGAGGTCACCGCGGGCGGCCGGACGGTCACGTTCGCCCTGGACGAGCCCGGTGACGCCGAAGTGGAGGTGTCCCTTTGA
- a CDS encoding maleylpyruvate isomerase family mycothiol-dependent enzyme: MDTDVRRRIAAERRELADLLGELPQRSWDAPSLCAGWRVREVVAHMTMPYRRSAPSVLAGLVRARGNFDRLADRLAREDAAALGPRELTACLRDNAGHPWRPPGGGYAGALSHDVIHGMDVTVALGIDRRIPGDRLRVLLDNALSPRSRRYFGVDLDGVELRADDMDWSLGTGTPLTGAAQDLVLVLCGRRLPEGRLRGEPAARFTRSVR; encoded by the coding sequence ATGGACACGGATGTACGACGGCGGATAGCGGCGGAACGCCGCGAACTGGCCGACCTGCTGGGCGAGCTGCCGCAGCGGTCGTGGGACGCGCCGTCGCTGTGCGCGGGGTGGAGGGTGCGGGAGGTGGTCGCGCACATGACGATGCCGTACCGGCGCTCCGCGCCGAGCGTGCTGGCCGGTCTCGTCCGGGCCCGGGGGAACTTCGACCGGCTGGCCGACCGGCTCGCCCGCGAGGACGCGGCGGCGCTCGGCCCCCGGGAGCTGACCGCGTGCCTGCGGGACAACGCCGGGCATCCCTGGCGGCCTCCGGGCGGCGGCTACGCGGGCGCGCTGTCCCACGACGTGATCCACGGCATGGACGTCACCGTGGCGCTGGGGATCGACCGGCGGATTCCCGGCGACCGGCTGCGCGTCCTGCTCGACAACGCGCTGTCGCCCCGGAGCCGGAGGTATTTCGGCGTCGACCTGGACGGCGTTGAACTACGCGCCGACGACATGGACTGGTCGCTCGGGACCGGCACCCCCTTGACCGGCGCCGCGCAGGACCTGGTGCTGGTCCTGTGCGGCCGCCGGCTGCCGGAGGGACGGCTGCGCGGCGAGCCCGCCGCACGCTTCACCCGCTCCGTCCGCTGA
- a CDS encoding sensor histidine kinase: MDGRPGNQPPLDRRGVALRYLCAVPIVAWLILSDGQPLMRTLIDTGLALIGLVLMRWRRRWPWRIALATALLTAYSASAIGPAWVAYVSLVTHRRWSRIVPVAALSAACLLVRGALDGVTQTVIIAWVMEVMALGGLTVFGLYLRGRRDLEQSLRERARAAEREQRQRIDQARLAERVKIAQEMHDVLAHRISLLAMLAGGLAYRTDLGPEQTREAALAIQENAHQSLNELRTVLRTLRDDGAVEAPQPNLAHLDALFAEVRAAGQRVDVDDGIDGRESLPAQTGRHAYRIVQEALTNARKHAPGARVTAELGGRPGEDLRIRVTNPARPGSAPGPGGRLGLVGLAERTRMAGGTLSHTIEDGRFILDVRLPWEAVERDPAGDSG, translated from the coding sequence GTGGACGGCCGACCGGGTAACCAGCCGCCCCTGGACAGGCGCGGCGTCGCGCTGCGCTACCTGTGCGCCGTGCCGATAGTGGCCTGGCTCATCCTGAGCGACGGCCAGCCGCTCATGCGGACGCTGATCGACACGGGGCTGGCCCTCATCGGGCTCGTCCTGATGCGGTGGCGGCGACGATGGCCGTGGCGGATCGCCCTGGCGACCGCCCTGCTGACCGCGTATTCGGCCTCGGCGATCGGTCCCGCCTGGGTCGCGTACGTCTCCCTGGTGACCCACCGTCGATGGAGCCGGATCGTTCCGGTCGCGGCCCTGTCCGCGGCGTGCCTGCTCGTCAGGGGGGCGCTGGACGGCGTCACCCAGACGGTGATCATCGCCTGGGTGATGGAGGTGATGGCTCTCGGCGGGCTGACCGTGTTCGGCCTCTACCTGCGGGGACGCCGCGACCTGGAGCAGTCCCTGCGCGAGCGGGCGCGGGCCGCCGAGCGTGAGCAGCGGCAGCGGATCGACCAGGCGCGGCTGGCGGAACGGGTGAAGATCGCCCAGGAGATGCACGACGTGCTCGCGCACCGGATCTCCCTGCTGGCGATGCTGGCCGGCGGCCTGGCCTACCGGACGGACCTCGGCCCCGAGCAGACGCGCGAGGCCGCGCTGGCCATCCAGGAGAACGCGCACCAGTCGCTCAACGAGTTGCGCACGGTGCTGCGCACGCTCCGCGACGACGGCGCCGTGGAGGCGCCGCAGCCCAATCTGGCCCATCTGGACGCGTTGTTCGCCGAGGTCCGCGCGGCCGGTCAGCGGGTCGACGTGGACGACGGCATCGACGGCCGGGAGTCGCTGCCCGCGCAGACGGGCCGGCACGCGTACCGGATCGTGCAGGAGGCGCTGACCAACGCGCGCAAGCACGCGCCGGGCGCCCGGGTCACCGCCGAGCTCGGCGGACGGCCGGGGGAGGACCTGCGGATCCGGGTGACGAACCCCGCGCGCCCCGGCTCGGCCCCCGGTCCGGGGGGAAGGCTGGGCCTGGTGGGCCTGGCGGAGCGGACGAGGATGGCCGGCGGAACCCTCAGCCATACGATCGAGGACGGGCGGTTCATCCTCGATGTCCGATTGCCATGGGAGGCTGTGGAGCGTGACCCGGCTGGTGATAGTGGATGA